From a region of the Haematobia irritans isolate KBUSLIRL chromosome 4, ASM5000362v1, whole genome shotgun sequence genome:
- the LOC142234193 gene encoding putative cytochrome P450 12c1, mitochondrial isoform X2, translating into MLSTLFKKHNRKIIFKGFWAFRQSLTCSTFKSSIPESSENSYVGKLKQEWHLAKPFTNVPGPSKFQMLRGFLKGGDFHGKSFENVMRLCRQRYGDLYLLPGMFGQNTNLISFNLDDHMKVFRTEGQYPIRPGNELMFEYRLSRNDDLYDENNLGVAGNGPQWSRFRHAVNPVLMQPKNARLYIEPTEKASNEFINRIRKIRNPTTLEVPDDFLHEIKCLAFDSVAAIALDKDLGLVRHEDALPEAQELFHCMQSFTKAFYDLGIKPSIYKYVRTPTYKRFEYSMDFITNICRKYVDETLQGLEQHDYREHGYHRERSVLEKLIRIDRKIAIIMAVDLLLFGVEPTSSIMSGLLLCVATNPEKQEILRKEILKQIGKRDHFTIENMNNLPYLRACIKEAIRIYPLVFGNNRTTAMDLCLSGYQIPKGTNVFLVSNLLLQEEKYFPKPKEFLPERWLRDNTNELKATSIPNIYLPFGFGPRSCVGKRIVELQLELTLANIVRNFQMEYNYSTENAFENYFVNTCVLPLKFKFKDLN; encoded by the exons ATGCtatcaactttatttaaaaaacataataggaaaattatatttaaaggaTTTTGGGCTTTTAGACAATCTTTAACATGCAGCACATTTAAG TCATCTATTCCAGAATCTTCGGAAAATTCCTATGTAGGCAAATTAAAACAAGAATGGCATCTTGCAAAACCCTTCACAAATGTACCAGGCCCATCAAAATTCCAAATGTTACGAGGTTTCTTAAAGGGTGgagattttcatggaaaatcttttgaaaatgtaATGCGATTATGTCGTCAACGCTATGGGGACCTTTATCTCTTACCAGGAATGTTCGGTCAAAATACgaatttaatttcattcaatttggaTGATCACATGAAAGTTTTTCGCACCGAGGGTCAATATCCAATACGACCGGGAAATGAGTTAATGTTTGAATATCGTCTAAGCAGAAATGATGATCTCTATGATGAGAATAATTTGGGAGTGGCAGGAaa tgGTCCACAATGGAGCAGATTTCGTCATGCTGTAAATCCTGTACTAATGCAACCCAAAAATGCTCGCCTCTACATAGAGCCCACAGAGAAAGCTAGTAATGAGTTTATAAACAG AATTCGAAAAATACGTAATCCTACCACTTTGGAAGTTCCCGATGATTTTCTGcatgaaattaaatgtttagcCTTTGATTCTGTGGCTGCCATAGCTTTAGATAAAGACTTGGGTCTTGTCCGCCATGAGGATGCCTTGCCGGAAGCTCAAGAATTATTTCATTGTATGCAGAGTTTTACAAAGGCCTTTTATGATTTGGGTATAAAACCATCGATCTATAAATATGTGAGGACACCAACATATAAACGATTTGAATATTCCATGGATTTCATAACGAATATTTGTCGTAAATATGTGGACGAAACTTTGCAAGGCCTTGAGCAACATGACTACCGAGAACATGGTTACCACCGAGAACGTAgtgttttagagaaattaataAGAATTGATCGTAAAATTGCCATAATTATGGCTGTCGACTTGCTATTGTTTGGAGTTGAGCCCACATCATCGATTATGTCTGGATTATTACTTTGTGTGGCCACCAATCCAGAGAAACAGGAAATTTTACGCAAGGAAATTCTAAAGCAAATCGGAAAAAGAGACCATTTTACCATTGAGAATATGAATAATTTACCTTATCTTCGAGCCTGCATCAAGGAGGCAATTCGTATTTATCCTTTGGTATTTGGTAATAATAGAACTACGGCAATGGATTTATGTTTGAGTGGCTATCAAATACCCAAAGGCACTAATGTCTTTCTGGTCTCAAATTTGCTATTGCAagaggaaaaatattttccaaaacctaaagaatttTTACCGGAACGTTGGTTACGTGACAATACGAATGAATTGAAAGCTACCTCTAttccaaatatatatttacCCTTTGGCTTTGGACCAAGGTCGTGTGTGGGAAAACGTATAGTCGAACTGCAATTGGAATTAACATTGGCGAATATTGTACGAAATTTTCAAATGGAATATAATTATTCCACGGAAAAtgcatttgaaaattattttgtcaatacttgcgTTCTGccgttaaaattcaaatttaaggaCTTAAATTAA
- the LOC142234193 gene encoding putative cytochrome P450 12c1, mitochondrial isoform X1: MLSTLFKKHNRKIIFKGFWAFRQSLTCSTFKTGDLSANLLLVFKSICILYCQKQSSIPESSENSYVGKLKQEWHLAKPFTNVPGPSKFQMLRGFLKGGDFHGKSFENVMRLCRQRYGDLYLLPGMFGQNTNLISFNLDDHMKVFRTEGQYPIRPGNELMFEYRLSRNDDLYDENNLGVAGNGPQWSRFRHAVNPVLMQPKNARLYIEPTEKASNEFINRIRKIRNPTTLEVPDDFLHEIKCLAFDSVAAIALDKDLGLVRHEDALPEAQELFHCMQSFTKAFYDLGIKPSIYKYVRTPTYKRFEYSMDFITNICRKYVDETLQGLEQHDYREHGYHRERSVLEKLIRIDRKIAIIMAVDLLLFGVEPTSSIMSGLLLCVATNPEKQEILRKEILKQIGKRDHFTIENMNNLPYLRACIKEAIRIYPLVFGNNRTTAMDLCLSGYQIPKGTNVFLVSNLLLQEEKYFPKPKEFLPERWLRDNTNELKATSIPNIYLPFGFGPRSCVGKRIVELQLELTLANIVRNFQMEYNYSTENAFENYFVNTCVLPLKFKFKDLN; encoded by the exons ATGCtatcaactttatttaaaaaacataataggaaaattatatttaaaggaTTTTGGGCTTTTAGACAATCTTTAACATGCAGCACATTTAAG accggggacttatcagccaacctgttacttgttTTTAAGAGTATTTGTATATTATATTGCCAAAAACAGTCATCTATTCCAGAATCTTCGGAAAATTCCTATGTAGGCAAATTAAAACAAGAATGGCATCTTGCAAAACCCTTCACAAATGTACCAGGCCCATCAAAATTCCAAATGTTACGAGGTTTCTTAAAGGGTGgagattttcatggaaaatcttttgaaaatgtaATGCGATTATGTCGTCAACGCTATGGGGACCTTTATCTCTTACCAGGAATGTTCGGTCAAAATACgaatttaatttcattcaatttggaTGATCACATGAAAGTTTTTCGCACCGAGGGTCAATATCCAATACGACCGGGAAATGAGTTAATGTTTGAATATCGTCTAAGCAGAAATGATGATCTCTATGATGAGAATAATTTGGGAGTGGCAGGAaa tgGTCCACAATGGAGCAGATTTCGTCATGCTGTAAATCCTGTACTAATGCAACCCAAAAATGCTCGCCTCTACATAGAGCCCACAGAGAAAGCTAGTAATGAGTTTATAAACAG AATTCGAAAAATACGTAATCCTACCACTTTGGAAGTTCCCGATGATTTTCTGcatgaaattaaatgtttagcCTTTGATTCTGTGGCTGCCATAGCTTTAGATAAAGACTTGGGTCTTGTCCGCCATGAGGATGCCTTGCCGGAAGCTCAAGAATTATTTCATTGTATGCAGAGTTTTACAAAGGCCTTTTATGATTTGGGTATAAAACCATCGATCTATAAATATGTGAGGACACCAACATATAAACGATTTGAATATTCCATGGATTTCATAACGAATATTTGTCGTAAATATGTGGACGAAACTTTGCAAGGCCTTGAGCAACATGACTACCGAGAACATGGTTACCACCGAGAACGTAgtgttttagagaaattaataAGAATTGATCGTAAAATTGCCATAATTATGGCTGTCGACTTGCTATTGTTTGGAGTTGAGCCCACATCATCGATTATGTCTGGATTATTACTTTGTGTGGCCACCAATCCAGAGAAACAGGAAATTTTACGCAAGGAAATTCTAAAGCAAATCGGAAAAAGAGACCATTTTACCATTGAGAATATGAATAATTTACCTTATCTTCGAGCCTGCATCAAGGAGGCAATTCGTATTTATCCTTTGGTATTTGGTAATAATAGAACTACGGCAATGGATTTATGTTTGAGTGGCTATCAAATACCCAAAGGCACTAATGTCTTTCTGGTCTCAAATTTGCTATTGCAagaggaaaaatattttccaaaacctaaagaatttTTACCGGAACGTTGGTTACGTGACAATACGAATGAATTGAAAGCTACCTCTAttccaaatatatatttacCCTTTGGCTTTGGACCAAGGTCGTGTGTGGGAAAACGTATAGTCGAACTGCAATTGGAATTAACATTGGCGAATATTGTACGAAATTTTCAAATGGAATATAATTATTCCACGGAAAAtgcatttgaaaattattttgtcaatacttgcgTTCTGccgttaaaattcaaatttaaggaCTTAAATTAA
- the LOC142235312 gene encoding putative cytochrome P450 12c1, mitochondrial yields MSNSSIISAKNIFVYRKKVYKRSEFSVLTKKSKVQNIEQTSFCESVQHSYVNDLQQKWQEAKPFASVPGPSKYQMFRGFMKGGDFHGKSIQNLMQVCRKRYGDIYLLPGIFGKPTNLISFNLEDYERIIRTEGVYPNRPSNDVIYDYRMGRKDDLYSEINLGLAGDGYTWGKFRQAVNPVLLHPKNSVLYIDPIQNVINDFIERIRNIRDGSSQEVPENFSTEIKRLAFEAVSAVAFDKHLRQDASMDEAQKLFDNLEDFNKAMYELGMKPSIYKYIKTPTYKTFEKAMDYISDICCRYANESLARIKDRGDDGSEGKSVLEQLVNINPKIAVTTMADMIIAGIETTATAICGILLCMATNPEKQEMLRQEILSVVGQSEKFTMDHLVQLPYLKACIKESLRLYPVLFGNVRSTGMDLTLSGYQIPKGTNTFMVSHLLLDDEDYFPQPHAFLPERWLRSIDGDENLKANSPFLFLPFGYGPRSCVGKRIVNLEMQLLLANIVRNFKMEFKYSKANAFENFYLNVCVIPLKFTFTDLIFIKE; encoded by the exons ATGTCCAACTCATCGATTATATCAGCCAAAAATATATTCGTGTatcgaaaaaaagtttacaaacgTAGCGAGTTCTCAG TTttgaccaaaaaatcgaaagttcaaAATATAGAACAG ACTTCCTTCTGTGAATCTGTGCAGCATTCGTATGTGAACGATTTACAGCAGAAATGGCAAGAGGCAAAACCTTTTGCCTCGGTTCCAGGTCCCTCAAAATATCAAATGTTTCGTGGTTTTATGAAAGGTGGTGATTTTCATGGCAAATCAATACAAAATCTCATGCAAGTTTGTCGTAAACGTTATggcgatatttatctattgcctGGTATATTTGGTAAACCTACAAATTTGATTAGCTTCAATTTGGAAGACTATGAGAGAATCATACGTACCGAAGGTGTCTATCCAAATCGACCAAGTAATGATGTCATCTATGATTATCGTATGGGAAGAAAGGATGATCTCTACAGTGAAATAAATCTGGGACTAGCTGGAGA tggtTATACATGGGGTAAATTTCGACAAGCTGTGAATCCAGTTCTTTTGCATCCTAAAAATTCTGTACTCTATATTGATCCCATACAAAATGTGATAAATGATTTCATCGAAag aatccGCAATATTCGTGATGGCTCGTCACaagaagttcctgaaaatttcaGTACTGAAATAAAACGTCTGGCATTCGAAGCAGTTTCCGCTGTTGCCTTTGATAAACATCTACGCCAGGATGCCTCTATGGATGAAGCCCAAAAATTATTCGATAATTTAGAGGATTTCAATAAGGCCATGTATGAATTGGGCATGAAACCATCCATTTACAAATATATCAAGACGCCTACGTACAAAACTTTTGAAAAGGCAATGGATTATATATCGGATATATGCTGCCGATATGCCAATGAGAGTCTTGCACGCATTAAGGATAGAGGCGATGATGGCAGCGAAGGTAAAAGTGTTTTGGAACAGCTGGTCAACATTAATCCCAAAATAGCGGTCACGACTATGGCAGATATGATTATAGCTGGTATTGAGACTACTGCTACAGCCATCTGTGGAATACTCCTTTGTATGGCCACAAATCCAGAGAAGCAAGAAATGCTGCGACAAGAAATCCTATCAGTGGTTGGACAAAGCGAAAAATTCACCATGGATCATTTGGTCCAATTACCCTATCTAAAGGCCTGTATTAAAGAGTCCCTACGCTTGTATCCAGTCCTATTTGGTAATGTACGATCCACGGGCATGGATTTAACATTGAGTGGCTATCAAATACCCAAAGGAACCAATACCTTTATGGTCTCACATTTACTATTGGACGATGAAGATTATTTTCCCCAGCCTCATGCTTTTTTACCTGAACGATGGTTGCGTTCCATCGATGGCGATGAGAATCTAAAGGCCAATAGTCCGTTTCTATTTTTACCATTTGGTTATGGACCACGTTCTTGTGTAGGAAAACGTATTGTGAATCTGGAAATGCAATTGCTGTTGGCAAATATAGTGCGAAATTTCAAAAtggaatttaaatattctaagGCAAATGcttttgagaatttttatttgaatgttTGTGTTATACCATTGAAATTTACATTTacggatttaatttttattaaggaataa